CACGATGCCACAGGATGGGGTTGGAGAACGACATGGGAGACCctgaaacacaagcagacacttAAGACTCCAAGTGGCCTCAAAATATGAGGTGTATAAAGCACTCGCACTCAGTCAGTTTGAGAGATGAACACTTTGATTTCTTTGAACCACTCAAACTGTAAACAACCTCTGAACTGTTTGAGATTAGAAAAAGGTGGCACAAGTACAAAATTTACATAATTGCCCTGCCATAGTGAATTTGTGAAGTTTAcaatataatatttttgttggaactgtttcagtgtttttgtctctaAAGTAGTTTTTGAATCAATTATTAGTTGTGTTGTATGAAAGTGCATTGTTTTAATTACTTTGTCCATACTTATATTCATAGGGAGCATAACAATTACAATAGCATCACACTTTCTTCTAGCATTAACTACACGGCTGCAGCATTTGGTCATTGTAGGTGTGAAACTGACAAGTTTGTTGAACTTGGTCTGCGGTTTTCTGGCCAAGTACTCGACACTCTCAATACTTTTTGGCAGTTCTTCGACAGAATGTGCTGCCATTAGTATTTTTATTCCAAAATATGACTCAATGAGCCCCATTTGAAAGACGATATGTacactgaaaatgacaatattttggttttggttaattattcattattacattatttttttcctggcacTGCATTACCTGTACAGTGCCATGACACTAAGTCTGACTCTGTATTATAACACTGTGCTTTTTATTATGTGTGACATCTGCATCTTGACTTGATCaccacatgtttatttttacctCCCATCCCGAGGTGCAGTTCCttcatgatgatgttgttcTGGAAGTAAGGGTTCCGTCTGAAGTGGAAACGGATCCTGTAGCCCAATTTATTATTCTTGAAGGTCTCGATCTGAAAAGACGCATGGAAATGTCTGGATTTTGCTACTAGACGTATACAATAGTCAGACACTGTAAGAAAGCACAACTCCTCCTACCTCAAGATCAGTCATGTAACTAAGAGCGTCTTCATCGGTCTCGTCAATGTGAGCTGAGAGATGAGGATGGTTCAACAGCTGGCACATCAGAGTTAAGAAAAATCCAACATATGTTTATTTCaattattaaaaacagaaatgatttCTCCATGGGAGTGGAGAAAAAaggattgttttcattttaaaggatACAGCTGTGACCCAGAAGCCTGGGATAGTTTTTGTGATGGAGCTGCGCTGATCCAGATGTGGGCGCCGCTGACGGCTAATCTTCAGCTCCAGTCGCTGGTGAAGCCGGGCGCTTTTCTTCTCAAGAGCTTCCAGCCTCATCTGTACCTGCGCCAGGAGAGCCACCGACTGCCTCATCTCTGGGGCCATCTTGACCGACACAATGGCACATTCCCCATCATCATTGTCCTCATTGTCTGAAGGGAAAGAGGAGCTTGGAGTGGACGAGGATCCAGACATGGATTCATCAGCTTCATCTGCTTCTGGCATATCATCTGCATCTTCTCTGTCAGTGCTATGCACAGAGGTGGagctgtctgcagcagctgcctgCGTTTTAGAGCCTGCTCTTGAGGACTGGTGGCCCCCACGTTGTTTGAACTTGCTCCCTTGTTTCACCTGCTTTGCCTTTTCAGAAGAGCAAGGAGTCTCTTGGCTGTCTTCCCCGTCTCCTCCTGTGAGACTGGCGAGTGCTTCAGCAGCTGCTATGGCTGCTGAGTCGGACTGGTCCAGAGGAGCTGCGGGACGGTGTTTGGACCCTACCGTCTTCTCTGTCCCCTCCTTTGCGGGAGCTGGGTGCTGTGGCTCTGAAGGCTGGGGTTTCTCGTCGCTGCTGGCATACTGGCCGTCAGCACCGGAGTTGTTGAGAGGCAGTGCACTGGTGCCATCTGAACCCCGATCCGGTTCCACCACAGCTGGTAGTTTCTCGCCGCCTTTTGACTGGCCCTCACTCGCAGCTACTTCTTTACTCTCAGCTTCACTGTTTTTGCAACTTTGCGAAGTTACCCCCGCTTCATTTGATGCGTCACTTACTTTTGTGGACTTGCTGGGAATCGTGCTGCGTTCATCCTGGTCTGGTGATGGACACCGTTTCCTCGACGCAGAGTCAGCGGACTGTTTGGAGTCCGTCAGTTCACtcatgctagctagctagccaaaTAGCTAACAAGCTAGGTAGCCCGCGAGCTCAACTAAGACAAACTTAAATGCAATCGACTACACCACTGAATCGGCTTCTTGGATACCCGCTGTGGTTTTGTTACTCTGCTCGTAAACTAACCTACATTCTCAATGAAGCTAGAACAGGAAGCAGCTCTGGTGTTTCTCCGCGGCCTTGCGGAACGTTAAAAATTAGCAGGCTACTGCTAACGCCAGTTAGCCTTTTCGTGTGTCCTCGCAGCGATGGCCGCGCCACATTTTCGCGAATAAAAGTCCAAAAGGAAAGACTCGGTCCAAACAATGAAACCTTCCCGTGCTGAGCCGCCTTTAGCGACAAACCGCGTTCTTTATATTAGTTTATGTTTGCTTTATCCGTTAGCTTACTATCCGTGCACCGACgtgacagaaaaacaatcaTCTGATTGGCTACGGCACGCCGCGCTAAAACGGCTCCACCAATCACGTACAAGGGTGTGTTTACACGGTGAATCTATGCGAGGCAGCGGTACAGTGAGCCAGTGCGGCAGCTGTCGGCTGTGGGGAGATAATCATCACCTCAATTAAATAAAGTATcgtttatatgtatatacaagACATTATCTAAGCATACAGCGAATTACCTGACTTTATCTCAGTTCCCGGCTTTCTATCCGTGTGATTACCCGTTGAACGGGGGATATTAAAATGGAGGAAATGTGTAATTAATAACACATTTAAGGTTCAAGACCTCAGCCTGATTAGTTGTGCCTTAATGACACATTCCTGTAGCGCCATTAAATGATATCAAATGTTGCATCAGCACATCAGTCTTCGGACAGAGGCAAAGGAATGAGGAAAGCCTCCTTCAGGTTTGAAAACACCTCTGGCATTAAGATTAGGGCCTATGAAAAGGTGTCGTTTAATGTCAATACGCCTGCTGTGGGATTTTTTTAGTCTCCACAAAAGGGGCACATTTTAACAGGCCACATGAGTGAGATTACATAACAATCACAGCGTTCAAAGTGTAGGCTATTTCTGTCAGTGCTCGGATGAATTAACAAACATTAATGTTTCGGATGACAAAACCCTCAGCGGTAGAATGAACTTGCACAAACACTAACAGGAGTGATCACAGCCTAGCCTTGCAGCAAAGATATTTACATGCAGGCTGATATAAATTTGCATGCAGAGCAATAACATGCATGACCTGTGTATTAATACTTTTGGGACCTCTCACCAGGATAGTGGATCATGGTGATAAAATAGACCGTCCGACTATATCTGCATATGTTTTAGGACTGTATACACTACAGATTGTGTTTACATCgggttaaatgtgtgtgtgtatatatatataattctttAGTAAGATTGGCATGTGGCCGATATGATATTagtttaatttctaatttcCAGTAGTGGGCGTCTAGCCAGCTCGAACCAAACGGGACGTGGGGGGTCGCAGGAATATACCAACTAAAAAGACAAATTTGGGGCATGGAGAGCCCTGGTAGGTCAGTGCTATAATTAGAGGCTGCTCCTTCCGCGACAGCAGCCAAACTGCGATGCATAAAGTCATGTCAACCAGGGGATACACTATCACAAGGGTAAAGACAGCTTCTCCACGGGTGACATTTAACGCCACACGTTGGCAGAAGAGGCTCTGTGCGTAACGCAGGGACAGCGCTGGAGCTACACTGGCCACTGCTGCGCAAATCAGGAGTAATTGGtagtagttgttttttttggagacGCCATATGTAGCCTACTCTGCTCAGCCACAGCTTCCATGAGTGCTCACTTCTgcaaaaatgtcctttttaagCATACCAAATCAAGAGGGCCTCTTTACCACGGTTAAAACAGGCAAATCAGCCGAAGAGGCAGAAAGTAGGACCCCCATGGACGACCAGGAGAataatgatgaagatgatgaggacGATGACACCGAGGACGTCCACCTCATCCCGAGATGCTCCCCGGTGCCCAGAAAGCGAGGCGCGTCCATCTACGACGAGACCGCCGAGTACTTGCGGATCCAGTCGGCGCTGTCTGCCGGGAAGAGGGTTTTATTCGCCGATACAACAGGTGGGGATCTGGTGGATGTGAAGGAATTTGTTGCGTTTGATTCGGACGAGGAAGAAGAGAGTGCcaggtgggaggaagaggaggcaaagTATCGAAAGCCAACGCGCGAGCCGACCTATCATGTGCGCCCAGAGTTTCATGCGCCCACTGGCGATGCCCTGCTGCAGGCTGTGAGCACTCACAAAGTGGAGGTTGAGCAGATGTCAGCTGTAGAGGATGAGCCACTCACCTTCGTTGGGCTAATACGAGTCCTGAACATCTCCTTCCACAAAGCAGTTTACGTCAGGTCCACCATGGACAACTGGGCCACTTACTTTGACCACCCGGCAGAGTATGTCCAGGGATCTCACGACGGGACCACTGATCAGTTCTCCTTCAAGCTCTCCTTTGCACCGCCTTACACCACTCACGGCTCTCGCATAGAGTTTGTTGTTCGCTATGAAACCTCTGATGGTGATTACTGGGCTAATAACTCCTCTATGAATTATGTGGTTACTCTGTTCCTGTCCTATGAAGAAGAATCAGCTCAGACAAACATCCACATGCAGCAAGTAAGAGGTATCCTGAAACCTCCAAAAGTGTACAGGTAAATCTCCTGTCACGTGCGTGCTTTCCTTTGTCCCACACAGACCACAGGATGCAGATTTAACAGAACATTTGTGCAGCATTCAGGCAGCTCTCCGCCTGACAgtcctttgacctctgacctacACATTTTGACCTGTTTGTTATTGTTGGAAAAACCTCAGTCTGCCTCTAATCAAAGGCAGCCTTAAGATCATTAAGGCACAGTATTCTCTAAATAGGGAAAACATTCAGCCCCAGGTAGCCTCACTTTGGCATGGGCTCCATATTTGCCATCAAATGATAACGAGATGAGTCACAAAAGCAGCAGACATTTGGGTTGTGTGCAACAGCTGCAGAGCTCCAGTTGCCTGCTAATTCcctttgaggttttttttggctgaaatgAGCATCCAGCTTTATTCAGAAGATCTGCCCAGAGACTAGAGTAAGAATTCAAGTCTAAAGTAAACCCAGGAAGAAACGCAGTTACGCAGTGTGCTACATAGTTATGTGATCATAAAGTCAGTCAATGGCTGGTTTTACCCTTTACAGTCAGTGTCTGCAGCGAGGCGTAGAGAGAGTTTTGGACAGAGCACACACCCCCCTCAGAATGCCAATCATCCAGTGGTGTGTGACGGCGATCAAAATAGGCAAAGGGCAGGTGTCGTTTTCAGCCCTGACGTTTCCCTGCCTTAAATTTACTTCTGACCTTTTCTATCAGAGTCGTAGGGGAGCGGAACGATTTCAATGGAACGGTTCGGCCTCTCTCCCTTGTGTAGTTGGAGACCGGCACACGAACCCGCTCTCCTCTACACCATTAAAGTCAGCTAACCCCTGAGAGGGAGATTTAAACGCCTATTTATTGTTACATCAACATGAAAGTGCGTGATGAATGCACCCAGATGGAGGCAGAAGACAGCACGGAAGATCCCCCAAGCTTATCAGGAGCCATAAAAGGAGCAAACAAACAGGGTAGTTGTCATGTGGGTCTCCCCTGCTGTAGCTGTTTGGAGGTAGGGAAGGTGCCAGATGGGTTGTTAGGGATGGATGAGTCACTGATTGAAAAGGAGGAGTTTGGGGAGCAGAAACTGTAACAGCACCCccaccatagcaaccatcagaGATTCATTAGGTGCTTTGAAGTTTACTGATAATTGgattttaacacattaacaaaGCAGCCAGTGGGAGGAAAGGTTACTATGAACAAGTCTAGACACTACAATGTGTTACCTACTGTATGTTAATATCAATTATTCACACAGAAgcctgtgtttctgctttgaagTAAGTATACTGCTGCCTTAGTTTATACTAAATATAGAAATCACATGACATGTATCTGATAGTGAACACTGAGACCAGAGCAGGAGCAGACaatgtttttctatttctctgtcATCTGTCTTGTCCAAGTGATGAGGTTGCAGAGGTTTGCCTCAGTCTTAATCTTTTTTGCATCAACTCACTGCTGAGTCATTTTGGAGTTTTGCTGCATGACCACGGCCAAACGGGGCCTCGTCTCCACATCAGGCTCGATTAGGGCTAACAGAATAAGGGATGTTAAGTCTATCTACTATCAGTCTTTAGATCTCTCATGCTGTATATAGAGAAAGACACGCAGACCTGCCCGCACAATTGTGCTGAACCCTGTTTTTTCTACATCAGGCTCAGGTCAGATTAGAGTGTCCAGGCTCACAGGCTATGGCAACCTGACATATCAAATGTAACCTTCATATGTAAAACAAGAAGTTTTATGTTTAGTTATTTCAGGAATCAGGAGCTGATTTTTCCAAAAATTATGAAGAATCTTACTCGCAATCTCACAATTTCACATCACCGTGCTATGTATGTTATGCCTGTTATGCAAAGGTATTTGTCAGATCTCTATCAGATTCTAAATCTGCCCAGCTGATATAAAACTTGAAGTGATTCAAGGGCGAGGAGTAAGACCAGCTTTCTCACTCTATTTGTGTAGCTGCTGTCACATGCTAATCACACATCTTGACCTTTATTTCATTTGGCATCCTTCGCAGGACTCTTGGCAATGTTACAACCCACCCTCTAAACAGAAGTGCCTtccaacagaaaaaaacatctctgcATCATTATGTTGCAGatgattttaaatgaatcatGGCCATGTCTTAAGAAATGTCCCTgcaatttataaatatttaggATTTGATCATATGAAAGGGTTCTAGAGGGACATGGATCATATGTCATCTGCGATATCGAAATACATTCAGCACAACACATTGACTTCTCCTATAATTACTGCCACCACAATTATATTTGATACACGAACTTCAGTATAAAAACATGGCTTCTACTAGCTTGTGTTGTGCTTGTACTTTTAAGTGACCATTAACCTCAGTCAACAATATCTCACTCACGAATTTCACACCTTGTCATGTATTTTAACAAACAGCCTAATGAGATGGGTCATCACTGAGGCTTTTGGCTGTGCAACACCCTGCACAGCCGGTTTTAGCACCCCACAACTGAACCGTACAGAATGTACAATACCACACATCGAGATATATACCAGTTCAGCACATTAACAGCAGAGCTGCATCAGCATATATTAAGCCTAATGATCCAGAGCAAGTGTTGGTGATAGTGTATGCTCACCTTCTCCTGCCATTTCAACTGTTCCTTCTTTATACATCAACTTTTATTCTGACAGTCAATCTTAGGGCCCAAATTAgtgttctttcttttcagaCATGGCTACTGCATCTGGCAGATGATCCAGATCTTGCCTTTATAGCCAAAGATGAGTCTTTAATAGTAATCTTTGGAGGACTTGGTGAACAAGCCATAGCCATTTTCTTATCTTGCTGTCCATCCCTATCTGCAAACTGAATGCATCCACATCTCAAAGGTCTCACCTGCTGCATCTGCCCACATTTCAACCAGTTTAACACTGTGTAAAGATGACTGTGTATTTTAAtagcatcattattattaggcTTCATGTTATTCATTAATACAATGTTGTTTTCTAGGCATTAGATCTGCATGACGTGTAAAATCGTGTTGGCCTTGTCTCTATATTGGCTTGTAACCCAAATGTGTTCTCTTTCAGTATGAGTGATGATTTTGactcagaggaggagcaggaaaacGAAGAAGGTACAGTATCAATGCTGTCGTTCAAAATCATTATCGACATATCAATTCACTATCTGAGAAAAAGAAGACATAGATGATTAAACAAGTATATAATGGATAATCATATACGGTGGTGCTGCACAGGATGTAGAATTGGTACGTTTATTGAAAGCGGCACTGTGGTAGTGGTCCTAATTGATGTCCAAGTTCAAATatgctggatcctacatttcccatagtGCAACTCATAAGCATCCATCATaggtggagtgcccctttaatttCTTGTGTACTTTTGATACAAAATGTAGACGATAACAATCCTGTTCTGTTCAACAACGTTGTCTCCTTTTCTCCATTTAGTCTAATCAGACTCTCGCAGTTTAATTATCTATTTTGCACCAACAGGAGAAGCAGGGACCTCCACGTCAGGACTTGTCAGGCCCAAAGCTGTCCTCCCGATCATCGTGCAGCCGGAGATTGACATAGAGGTATGggtaaaaaaacaagaatgagAAAGCAATTAACAGCTTTTAAAGGAATAAATTGTTAACCAACAAGAAGGTTTTATGAACTTTCTATGACCTGCAAAAGTCAAAACAGCCCATCACATTTCCTCACTTGCCAACAGAGGGCACACATTTAGCAAATTACTTGCTGGATTATGTTCAAATTATCTTGATTTGCATGCAGTTGTCGACACTCTCCCATTTAACAGGTAAGCAGGCTAAGTGCTTTTTCCCTTTATGCAAGTCGTGTCTAATAAAACGTAacaaacatttctgttcatCTCTTGAAGCTCACCATCATTGGCTTGGTTGTTTATATTGTTCACAGCTCATTGAAGCTTCAGCAACAACTTAGGTAATGTCTCACTTCTCACCGCTGCAGCACGAGTATTGTATGCTATTTTCCTTGTCAGCGTCTTATTGTATTCATATCATGATGCatgctgctcatgtttttgCACCTTTTGATGTTGTCCCTGTTTAATTTGAACTCAtgtctttttcagttttaagtTATTCAGAACCCAAATATCCAATCCCACCCTCTGTAATCATATCTTGTACCCTGTATTTTCAGATTACTTATGATGGTGATTACACTACTATTAACACTGTTAATAGTAATGtgatgttgtcatggtgattaTATGGAGTTATTTGTATTGAAATGTTACCGAAGCTCATGTTAGGTCATACATGGTGTTACACGATGACCCTGGTGCTACCTTAAAGAAATACTCCAATGTTTAGACAAATGTACAAAAGGCTTACTCGCTTTCTTGCTTAGAATCTATAAATATGAAGCAGGAGCAAGGAGActtttagcttagcataaagactaaaaacaggaaaaacagccCGCCCTGCTTTGTCCAAAGGTAAAAGAAATACACCTACCAGCATCACACCTCACTTGTCGACCCATTAAAGTTTTTACACTTAGTGTAAGTTATGTGTTATGTGCCAGAATATTTCTTGGCTTTATGCTAAATTATTGATGCAGCATAggatactttctttttttctcatagtAAAATGGTGGAAGGGAGAGCTGTTGAGCTGCTTAAAACTATGATTACCAGGGGGCTTGCATTAGCACTTTGGTAAGCAAATTTGATTGTGGAACAGTTCCATATATGAAACATATCGGATTGGAAGATATTTGTATTTCAGAAGAGGTGGAAGTCAAAAGAAACTCCGCCACTTAACAGAATAACATGATAAAACGTGATCTGGTATCAGTGTCTCACTGTTTCTACAGATCTGTAAGGCATGTGCTCGTCCAGCTCATCCTAATATTTGTTCTACATCTGTATTCACATGCATGTTGTTTCCCTTTGGTAGAGCATTAAAGTTAAAGGTGAAGCAGTCATCTACTGTATGAACATCAGCCCCTTCTAACTAGTAAATCACGTCATCCAGAATATTTAGAGAATCTAATTCAGGGGTATTCAGGGGTTAAACATTCAAACTTTATCATTCATGACCAATGAATTCTCCCTGCTTTGTGTAATCATTTTCAAGTTAAATGTTGTCAGTTTAATTGCCAGGATCTATCATATTAATGGCTCTTTTGCTGAGCACTTAGTTGTGCACTTAAGGTTGGTTTCCATTTAGcttttttactcattttgtGTTGCTATAAAGTCATTTCTTAATGGTTGTTTTCTCTGAGATTTACACAGTACACGGTGCTCTCTCGAGACAAGCTGAAAACTACTTGGCGTGACTTTATGAAGCAGAGAATCAGAATATGATTCCAGAAACCAAAAATTGCAGCATACAAAATTATGCATGTATGTTTGACCGAGCATTGTTGTAATTCTGTGGTGTTTTACCAGGTCACAGCTGGATCATCATGTGGAGACATGAGAATAACCCGATATTAAGTCTTATATTCATCTGTATCTAACACGTGCTCAgtctcatcctctctgtcatttgtgtttcatgtgtctTTGACTTGCACTTCTTGTTCTTGTTATATTTCCATCTGTTGTTGACCTTGGATGTTTGTCACAGCGGCCTCATAGCAGTCAAAGCTCTTTTCTAGATTATTAACTGTTTACCTTTTTGAGTAAGATCAAGTGAAAGCGAAAATAAGGGTCTTTCAGGGACAGCATTCGTTCCAGTTCTTGGCATtcaaaggaaaaacattcaATATGTGAAATTATGTACATTGGGTAATAGGTAAACTTGAGGATAAAATAAAttgcagtgatttatttttcttctctgttggATGCCCTTGTACTGTATGGAGCCCAGTTAAGTTAAGTCTTTGAACTATTTCTTTATATCTTTATACTGTTTTGTTCTCAGGACAAGTAGAGTCTGAGCATTAGACTGTACAATTTTGCCagtaattttgaaaaaaaatttgtGTGCATTTCCTCACAATTACAATGCCAGCATGGGATCCATCTCACAGAAAAGCATTAGTATGCAGTCAaatgcttttcttctctctgtgtgcaaTGTTAATGTGAAGTACAAATCATTTCCCTTTGTCTTTATGCTCTCCTAGCTGTCACTGTTGTCTCACTCTTTTACTTTAACAGATTGCAGTCCACCCATCTGGTCCCCCTGTCCCACCCAACCAAGAGCTTCCATCTGTTGATGGCACACTGTCCGCTCACACTGTATCCCCAGGTGAACAATTCTCTTGTATGTCTTCCGAAACCGTGCTTCAAACTAATTCATCCTTTGTACTCTGTGCCAGCGAATTGGTTCGTCCAAATAAGTCACAGCCCTTACCCAGACTCCACTGTGAATTAGGCAGCCAAACGTCAGAGCATCCCACAGACTGTAGTCCCTCTGCACTGCTGCCGGCCTCAACTCCTCCTCTACAGCAAGAGTCAAGGCCGAGATCAGACAGCTCCCAGGCTGGCGCAGAGGAAATCCCTCGCTCAGAGGCCTCATGCGTGCATCCTCCTACAGAGACGGATCCGTGCCCAGCGACAGGAGAGGACGCGTCGACCCACAGCCCAGCCGGTCGTCTTTGTCCTGAGCTGCCCGCTGAGAGCGTCTCAGCTCCCTCCGTGAGTCAGGGCTTtgagagagaggctgcagtgGGATTGAGTG
This sequence is a window from Pempheris klunzingeri isolate RE-2024b chromosome 11, fPemKlu1.hap1, whole genome shotgun sequence. Protein-coding genes within it:
- the tspy gene encoding testis specific protein Y-linked isoform X3, translating into MSELTDSKQSADSASRKRCPSPDQDERSTIPSKSTKVSDASNEAGVTSQSCKNSEAESKEVAASEGQSKGGEKLPAVVEPDRGSDGTSALPLNNSGADGQYASSDEKPQPSEPQHPAPAKEGTEKTVGSKHRPAAPLDQSDSAAIAAAEALASLTGGDGEDSQETPCSSEKAKQVKQGSKFKQRGGHQSSRAGSKTQAAAADSSTSVHSTDREDADDMPEADEADESMSGSSSTPSSSFPSDNEDNDDGECAIVSVKMAPEMRQSVALLAQVQMRLEALEKKSARLHQRLELKISRQRRPHLDQRSSITKTIPGFWVTALLNHPHLSAHIDETDEDALSYMTDLEIETFKNNKLGYRIRFHFRRNPYFQNNIIMKELHLGMGGSPMSFSNPILWHRGQNLTAHSEPRKSSRGVYQTFFSWFSDHSNPGQDDVAQILKDDLYRDPLRYYLTPLWEPRENGSGGSGARAADNGNGDECVVISDSDEEPGEEAGEAEQGHSREEEEDDEEEEEEEEEEEERGPSAGNISSSDESPEEEDDGGEIVIDGSDESEQEEEEA
- the tspy gene encoding testis specific protein Y-linked isoform X1 encodes the protein MSELTDSKQSADSASRKRCPSPDQDERSTIPSKSTKVSDASNEAGVTSQSCKNSEAESKEVAASEGQSKGGEKLPAVVEPDRGSDGTSALPLNNSGADGQYASSDEKPQPSEPQHPAPAKEGTEKTVGSKHRPAAPLDQSDSAAIAAAEALASLTGGDGEDSQETPCSSEKAKQVKQGSKFKQRGGHQSSRAGSKTQAAAADSSTSVHSTDREDADDMPEADEADESMSGSSSTPSSSFPSDNEDNDDGECAIVSVKMAPEMRQSVALLAQVQMRLEALEKKSARLHQRLELKISRQRRPHLDQRSSITKTIPGFWVTALLNHPHLSAHIDETDEDALSYMTDLEIETFKNNKLGYRIRFHFRRNPYFQNNIIMKELHLGMGGSPMSFSNPILWHRGQNLTAHSEPRKSSRGVYQTFFSWFSDHSNPGQDDVAQILKDDLYRDPLRYYLTPLWEPRENGSGGSGARAADNGNGDECVVISDSDEEPGEEAGEAEQGHSREEEEDDEEEEEEEEEEEERGPSAGNISSSDESPEEEDDGGEIVIDGKTPLLTVVLQIHHYHNNEWGAGNLWGGSLSYFSYLQLSDWAVLFFCFFS
- the tspy gene encoding testis specific protein Y-linked isoform X5 translates to MSELTDSKQSADSASRKRCPSPDQDERSTIPSKSTKVSDASNEAGVTSQSCKNSEAESKEVAASEGQSKGGEKLPAVVEPDRGSDGTSALPLNNSGADGQYASSDEKPQPSEPQHPAPAKEGTEKTVGSKHRPAAPLDQSDSAAIAAAEALASLTGGDGEDSQETPCSSEKAKQVKQGSKFKQRGGHQSSRAGSKTQAAAADSSTSVHSTDREDADDMPEADEADESMSGSSSTPSSSFPSDNEDNDDGECAIVSVKMAPEMRQSVALLAQVQMRLEALEKKSARLHQRLELKISRQRRPHLDQRSSITKTIPGFWVTALLNHPHLSAHIDETDEDALSYMTDLEIETFKNNKLGYRIRFHFRRNPYFQNNIIMKELHLGMGGSPMSFSNPILWHRGQNLTAHSEPRKSSRGVYQTFFSWFSDHSNPGQDDVAQILKDDLYRDPLRYYLTPLWEPRENGSGGSGARAADNGNGDECVVISDSDEEPGEEAGEAEQGHSREEEEDDEEEEEEEEEEEERGPSAGSDESEQEEEEA
- the tspy gene encoding testis specific protein Y-linked isoform X2, with translation MSELTDSKQSADSASRKRCPSPDQDERSTIPSKSTKVSDASNEAGVTSQSCKNSEAESKEVAASEGQSKGGEKLPAVVEPDRGSDGTSALPLNNSGADGQYASSDEKPQPSEPQHPAPAKEGTEKTVGSKHRPAAPLDQSDSAAIAAAEALASLTGGDGEDSQETPCSSEKAKQVKQGSKFKQRGGHQSSRAGSKTQAAAADSSTSVHSTDREDADDMPEADEADESMSGSSSTPSSSFPSDNEDNDDGECAIVSVKMAPEMRQSVALLAQVQMRLEALEKKSARLHQRLELKISRQRRPHLDQRSSITKTIPGFWVTALLNHPHLSAHIDETDEDALSYMTDLEIETFKNNKLGYRIRFHFRRNPYFQNNIIMKELHLGMGGSPMSFSNPILWHRGQNLTAHSEPRKSSRGVYQTFFSWFSDHSNPGQDDVAQILKDDLYRDPLRYYLTPLWEPRENGSGGSGARAADNGNGDECVVISDSDEEPGEEAGEAEQGHSREEEEDDEEEEEEEEEEEERGPSADESPEEEDDGGEIVIDGKTPLLTVVLQIHHYHNNEWGAGNLWGGSLSYFSYLQLSDWAVLFFCFFS
- the LOC139210367 gene encoding protein phosphatase 1 regulatory subunit 3A-like yields the protein MSFLSIPNQEGLFTTVKTGKSAEEAESRTPMDDQENNDEDDEDDDTEDVHLIPRCSPVPRKRGASIYDETAEYLRIQSALSAGKRVLFADTTGGDLVDVKEFVAFDSDEEEESARWEEEEAKYRKPTREPTYHVRPEFHAPTGDALLQAVSTHKVEVEQMSAVEDEPLTFVGLIRVLNISFHKAVYVRSTMDNWATYFDHPAEYVQGSHDGTTDQFSFKLSFAPPYTTHGSRIEFVVRYETSDGDYWANNSSMNYVVTLFLSYEEESAQTNIHMQQVRGILKPPKVYSMSDDFDSEEEQENEEGEAGTSTSGLVRPKAVLPIIVQPEIDIELIEASATT
- the tspy gene encoding testis specific protein Y-linked isoform X4 yields the protein MSELTDSKQSADSASRKRCPSPDQDERSTIPSKSTKVSDASNEAGVTSQSCKNSEAESKEVAASEGQSKGGEKLPAVVEPDRGSDGTSALPLNNSGADGQYASSDEKPQPSEPQHPAPAKEGTEKTVGSKHRPAAPLDQSDSAAIAAAEALASLTGGDGEDSQETPCSSEKAKQVKQGSKFKQRGGHQSSRAGSKTQAAAADSSTSVHSTDREDADDMPEADEADESMSGSSSTPSSSFPSDNEDNDDGECAIVSVKMAPEMRQSVALLAQVQMRLEALEKKSARLHQRLELKISRQRRPHLDQRSSITKTIPGFWVTALLNHPHLSAHIDETDEDALSYMTDLEIETFKNNKLGYRIRFHFRRNPYFQNNIIMKELHLGMGGSPMSFSNPILWHRGQNLTAHSEPRKSSRGVYQTFFSWFSDHSNPGQDDVAQILKDDLYRDPLRYYLTPLWEPRENGSGGSGARAADNGNGDECVVISDSDEEPGEEAGEAEQGHSREEEEDDEEEEEEEEEEEERGPSADESPEEEDDGGEIVIDGSDESEQEEEEA